The Amycolatopsis methanolica 239 nucleotide sequence GCAGGTCCGGATGTGCGCGCGCAACCCCTCCGCGCCGTACCAGCGGATCACCGACCACAGCTTCAGCGCCCGGAACCGCCGCCCGAGCGGGACCTGCCAGTCCCGGTAGTCGATCACCTCGCCGGACTCCGTCGCCGTGTTGCGCAGGTACTCCGGCAGGATCGACAACGCGTCGATCATCGGCCGCCGGTCCCGCACCCACAGCACGCCGCAGTCGAAGTTGGTGAGCAGCCACTTGTGCGGGTTCGTCGCGTACGAGTCCGCGTACTCGGCCACTCCGTCGTTGATCCACCGCAGCTCCGGGCACACCGCGGCCGATCCGGCGTAGGCCGCGTCCACGTGCAACCACACGCCGGCCTCGCGGCACAACGCCCCGATCTCCGCGACCGGGTCGATCGCCGTGGTGGACGTCGTCCCGATCGTCGCGCAGACCAGCGCCGGCACCGCGCCCGCGGCGACATCCCCGGCGATCATGCGCCGCAGCTCGCCGACGTCCATCGCAAACGTCACCGGATCCACCGGCACCGCCCGGACGTTCCCCCCACCGAGACCGGCGATGCGCCCGGCCCGCTGCAGCGACGAGTGCGTCTCGGTGGAGACGTACATCCGGTAGGTGTCCGCCACGCCGTGGTCGCGGATCTTTCCGCCGCTCGCGCGGTGCAGCGCGGCGAGCAACGCCACCAGCGCCGCGCTCGACGCCGAGTCCTGGATGACCCCGCCGCCCGTGCCGTCGGTGCGGAACTCCGCGGGCAACCCGAGCAGCTCGGCGAGCCAGTCGACCACGACGGTCTCCAGCTCGGTGCAGGCCGGGCTCGTCGCCCACACCATCCCCTGCACGCCGAGGCCGCTGGACAGCAGGTCGCCGAGGATCGCCGGGCCGGACGCGTTGGCCGGGAAATAGGCGAAGAAGTCCGGGTGCTGCCAGTGCGTGATGCCCGGCATGATCACGCGGTCCAGATCGCCGAGGAGGTCCTCGACCGGCTCACCCCGCTCCGGCGGGTGCGCCGGCAGCCGGTCGCGCACCTCGCCCGGCGCGACCGGCGAGCGCACCGGCCGGTCCTCGATCGTGCTCAGGTAGCCGGCCACCCAGTCGACAACCTGCTTGCCGTAGCGCCGGAACTCCTCCGGCGTCATGTGCCCCGTCATGTCCCCGAGTCAACCGCGCCACGCCTTCTCGCGCAGCAACCGCAGGCCGTTGAGCGCCACCAGCACCGTCGAGCCCTCGTGACCCGCGACGCCGAGCGGCAGCGGCAGCTCGCCGAACAGGTCCCAGAGCACCAGCCCGACGATGAACACACCCGCGATCGCGAGGTTGGCCAGCACGAGCCGCCGCGCGCGGCGGGCCAGTGCGACGACCGCGGGGATCGCCGTCAGCTCGTCCCGCACGACGACCGCGTCGGCGGTCTCCAGCGCCAGGTCCGACCCGGCCCGGCCCATCGCGACGCCGGTGTCGGCCGCGGCCAGGGCGGGCGCGTCGTTGACACCATCGCCGACCAGCAGGACCCGCTCGCCGAGCTCCCGGACGGCGGCGACCTTGTCCTGCGGGAGCAGACCGGCCCGCACGTCGGTGATGCCGACCTCGTCCGCCACCCGCGCCGCCGCCCGCGAGTTGTCCCCGGTCAGCAGTACGGGGGAAGCCCAGATCAGGGCGGTCACCGCGGCACGCGCGTCCGGGCGAACGCGGTCGGCGAGCCCGAGCACACCGGCCGGTTCGCCGTCCACCCGGACCAGCACCGCGGTCCGGCCGTCCGCCTCGACCTCGCGCACCACCTCGCCGTCGTCCCGGCCGACGAACACCTGCCGCCCGTCGACCACCGCGTGCACGCCCCGGCCGGGCTCGGCGCGGAAGTCCCGCGCCCGCGGCACCCGGTCGGCGGCCGCGACGATCGCCCACCCCAGCGGGTGCTCACTCGCCTGCTCCGCACCGGCCGCGAGGCGCAAAACGTCCTTTTCGGACATTCCGAGTGGGCGGACCTCGACCACGCGTGGCGACCCCTCGGTCAGCGTGCCGGTCTTGTCGAACGCGACACGCTCCGTCGCGCCGAGCCGTTCGAGCACCACGGCCGACTTGACCAGCACCCCGTGCCGCCCGGCGTTGGCTATGGCGGACAGCAGCGGCGGCATGGTCGCGAGCACCACCGCGCACGGCGAGGCGACGATCATGAACGTCATGGCGCGCAGCAGCGTCTCCTGCAGCTCGGCACCGAAAACCAGCGGCACCAGGAACAACGCCAGCGTCGCCACCACGACCCCGACCGAGTACCGCTGCTCGATCTTCTCGATGAACAGCTGGGTCTTCGCCTTGGTCGCCGACGCCTCCTCGACCATCGCGACGATCCGCGCCAGCACCGTGTCCGACGAATCGCGCGTGACCCGGACCCGCAGCACGCCGGTTCCGTTCAGCGTGCCCGCGAACACCTCGTCGCCGACGGCCTTCGGCACCGGCATCGACTCGCCGGTGATCGACGACTGGTCCACCTCGCTCGCGCCGTCCACCACGACGCCGTCCCCGCCGATGCGCTCCCCCGGCCGGACCACGAACTCGTCGCCGACCTCGTAGGTGTCGGCCTCGCCGGTCAGGTCGAGGAGGCTGCGCACCGAATCCGCGGTGCGTTGCGTGGCGACCGCCTCCAGCGCGCCGGAGGTCGCGAAGATGACGATCAGCAGGCCGCCGTCGAGAACCTGCCCGATCGCCGCGGCGCCGACGGCGGCCACGACCATCAGCAGGTCCACGTCCAGCGTCCGCTCCCGCAGCGCCCGCAGCCCCGCCAGCAGCGGCTCCCATCCGCCGGCGACGTAACAGCCCAGGTAGAGGGTCCAGTACAGCCAGGCGGGGCCGCCGCTTAAGTCGGCCGCGAGCCCGGCCAGGAACAACACCAGCGCGGCCAGCGCCCACCGGACCTCGGGCAGCAGCAGCCGGCGCGCGGGACGGACCGCGGCCGCTCTGTCGATCACTTGAACCACGTGCCGGAGCATACCCGAACACATGAAGACGTCTACATGTGTTCTTCGACTAGAATCGTCTCGTGGGTCACGGAGTCGACAGCAAGGACAGGCGGGCGGCGTCGCTGGACGCGCAGAGCGCGGCGACCGTCGCCGCGACCCTGCAGGCTCTGGCCACCCCCAGCCGCCTGCTGATGCTCTCCCGGCTGCGGCAGGGGCCGTGCGCGGTCGGCGAGCTGGCCGAGGCGGTCGGCATGGAACAGTCCGCGGTCAGCCACCAGCTCCGGCTGCTGCGCAACCTCGGCCTGGTCACCGGGCAGCGCACGGGCCGCAGCATCGTCTACAGCCTCTACGACAACCACGTCGCCCAGCTGCTCGACGAAGCCGTGTACCACATCGAGCACCTCCGGCTCGGGGTTCCGGACAGCACTACGGCCTGACTGGCAAAGTGGTGGCGTGACGAATTCCGTGGTGGATCTGCGGCCGCCCGCGAACCTGGTCAGCCGCAAAGCCGTGCTGTTCTGGGCCACGCGCGCGGCGATCGGCTGGGTCGTCGTGCTCGCCGGCGAGGGCGTGTGGCTGGGGCTGACCGGCTGGTCCCCGCTGGTCGTCGCGCTCGTCGTGACCGCGGTGGTCGCGATAGCGCACCTCGCCGTCATGCCGCAGTGGCGCTTCCGCGTGCACCGCTGGGAGACCACACCCCAGGTCGTCTACACGCAGTCCGGCTGGATCAACCAGGAGCGCCGCATCGCGCCGGTGTCCCGGATCCAGACCGTCGACACCGAACGCGGTCCGCTGGAGCGGTTGTTCGGGCTGGCGAACCTGACCGTCACCACGGCGTCGGCGCGCGGACCGGTCCAGATCCACGGCCTCGACATCGAGGTGGCGCAGCGCCTCACCCAGGAGCTCGCGACGCAGACGCAAGCCACGCCAGGGGACGCGACGTGAGCGAGGACTGGCAGCGGCTCAGTGCGCGCATGCTCGCGGTCCACCCGGTGCAGGAGGTCGTGCGGCTGCTGCCGGTGCTGATCGGCGTCCTGTTCATCGGCCGCGGCGGCCAGGGGCAGATCTGGAGCCTCGTCGGACTCGGGCTCGCGATCGGGGCCGGGCTGCTGCGCTGGTTCACCACGACCTACCAGATCACCGCCGAGCACGTGCGCGTGCGGCGCGGCCTGGTCAGCCGCAAGGAGCTGTCCGTGCCGCGCGACCGGATCCGCACGGTCGACCTGACTTCCCGTCCGCTGCAACGGCTCCTCGGGCTGAGCCGGGTCGTGATCGGCACCGGCCGCGGCGACTGGCAGGGCGCGACGGGCGTCACGCTGGACTCGCTGGCGACGGCAGATGCCGCGCGGTTGCGTGAAGAGCTGCTGCACCGCCGCACCGAGCAGACCGAGGGCCTGGTGGACGTGCTGGCCGAGCTGCGGCCGGCGTGGGTGCGGTTCGGGCCGTTCACGCTGTCCGGCATCGCCGCGATCGGTGTGGTCGTCGGGTCGCTGGCCAACCTGTTCAACGAGGTGCGCATCGACGAGGACGACTTCGGGACGCTGCAGTCGCTCGTCGGCCGGATCGCCTCGACGCCGGTGTGGGTCATCGTGATCGTGCTGCTGGTGCTGACCGTCGTGCTGGTGTCGGTGCTGTCGGTGATCGCGTACGTGCTGGCGTTCTGGAACTTCCGGCTCGCCCGGGGCGAAGGCACGCTGCGCGTGACACGCGGTCTGCTGACCACCCGCCAGACCACGATCGAACTGCGCCGCCTGCGCGGAGCCGAGATCAGCGAACCGCTGCTGCTGCGCGCTGCCCGCGGGGCGCGCTGCTCGGCGATCACCACCGGGTTGCGTGGCGAGCACAGCGGTTCCGTGCTGCTGCCGCCCGCCCCGCGCGCGGTGGCGCACCGCGTGGCCGGCGACGTCCTGGAGGATCCGGCGGTCGCCACGGCCGAACTGGTCCAGCACGGCCCGCGCGCCCACCTGCGACGGCACACGCGGGCGTTCCTGTTCGCGGCGGCCGTGACCGGGCTGTGCGCGCTGCTGTGGTGGTTCGCGGACTGGCCTGCCTGGCTGTGGCAGGTCGCGCTGGCGCTGTTCCCGGTCGGCGCGTTGCTGGCCGAGGACCGCTACCGCAACCTGGGGCACGCGCTGATCGGCGGCAACCTGGTGTTCCGGCAGGGCAGCCTGGTGCGGCGGCGGCAGGTGCTCGCGACCGAGGGCGTGATCGGCTGGGTGTTCCACCGGTCGTTCTTCCAGCGTCGGGCGGGCCTGATCTCGCTGACGGCGACCACGGCGGCCGGCCGTCAGCACTACACCGGCGTCGACGTTCCGGCCGCGGAAGCCATCGCGCTCGCCGACGCCGCGGAACCCGGTCTGCTGGAGCCGTTCCTGGTCCGGCGGTAGGGACAACCCGACCGGTGATCGGCCGATGGGCCGCAGTGATCTCGTTGCCGCGTGGGCGAAAACTCGTGGCATGACTGCTTCGACGCGGATCCGCCCGCCGCTCGTCGGACTCGGGCTCGGGCTCGGGCTCGTCACTGTGCCTTCCTCGCCTACGCGCTGCCGCCCTACCTCGGGCTCGACCCGGCGCGGCCCCGCGTGCCGAGCCGGTCCGACACGTGGTTCCACTACCCGCTGCTGGTGACGCACATCTTCCTGGGCACGGCGGTGTTGGTGACCGCCGTGCTGCAACTGTGGCCGTGGCTGCGGCACAGGCACCCCGAGGTGCACCGGTGGAGCGGCCGGATCTATGTCTTCGCGGCCATCCCGGCCGGCCTCGTGGCGCTCGTCGTGGCGCCGCTGGGAGCGGCCGGGCTGAACCAGCGCGCGGCGAACACGATGCTGGCCCTGCTGTGGCTGGGCACGACGGTGACAGGTTACGTGATGGCCCGGCCGGCGCCGGTACGCGCAGCACCGCGAGTGGATGGTGCGCAGCTTCGCGCTGTGCTTCTCGATCGTGGTGAACCGCCTGTGGACGACGGTGTGCGTGGCCGACCCGTCCGACGTGGTGGCTCTCCAGCAGGCGATCGGCGTCGGCACCTGAATGAGCTGGCTGGTGAACCTGCTGGTCGCGGAGTGGTGGCTGCAGCACACGCGGCACCGCCGCAAGACCCGCCGCGCGACGCTCAGCTCTCCCGTGCCAGCCGGAACGTGAGGCGCAGGTCCGCGACCCACTCCGCCGGGATCTCCCACGGGATGGAGTGCCCGCCGCGCTCGTGCGCGCGCACGTTGACCAGGTTGTACCAACCGCCCCGCTCGCTCGCCACGAAGTACCGCACCCGCTCGCCGGGCGTCGACACGCCCGGCGGGTTCTCGTGGTTCACGAGGGTGAGCCCGGTCGGCGCCTCCACCACCGGCTGCCGGTCGTGCGACGGCGTCCACGGGTAGCGGTTGTTGTTGGCGTACGTGCGGATCGACGTGCCGATCGTGTTCGTCACCCAGTAGATCGTCGCGTGGGTGAGCAGGTCGTCCTTGCGGTACGCGGTCTCCGGCGAGCTCCACTTGAGCCACCGCTGCAGGATCCACGCAAGCATCCCGGCAGGCGAGTCCGTCAGTCCGAACGACAGCGTGCTCGGCTCCAGCACGTGCGCGGTGAGGTGCACCGCGAA carries:
- a CDS encoding PH domain-containing protein → MSEDWQRLSARMLAVHPVQEVVRLLPVLIGVLFIGRGGQGQIWSLVGLGLAIGAGLLRWFTTTYQITAEHVRVRRGLVSRKELSVPRDRIRTVDLTSRPLQRLLGLSRVVIGTGRGDWQGATGVTLDSLATADAARLREELLHRRTEQTEGLVDVLAELRPAWVRFGPFTLSGIAAIGVVVGSLANLFNEVRIDEDDFGTLQSLVGRIASTPVWVIVIVLLVLTVVLVSVLSVIAYVLAFWNFRLARGEGTLRVTRGLLTTRQTTIELRRLRGAEISEPLLLRAARGARCSAITTGLRGEHSGSVLLPPAPRAVAHRVAGDVLEDPAVATAELVQHGPRAHLRRHTRAFLFAAAVTGLCALLWWFADWPAWLWQVALALFPVGALLAEDRYRNLGHALIGGNLVFRQGSLVRRRQVLATEGVIGWVFHRSFFQRRAGLISLTATTAAGRQHYTGVDVPAAEAIALADAAEPGLLEPFLVRR
- a CDS encoding heavy metal translocating P-type ATPase, whose translation is MIDRAAAVRPARRLLLPEVRWALAALVLFLAGLAADLSGGPAWLYWTLYLGCYVAGGWEPLLAGLRALRERTLDVDLLMVVAAVGAAAIGQVLDGGLLIVIFATSGALEAVATQRTADSVRSLLDLTGEADTYEVGDEFVVRPGERIGGDGVVVDGASEVDQSSITGESMPVPKAVGDEVFAGTLNGTGVLRVRVTRDSSDTVLARIVAMVEEASATKAKTQLFIEKIEQRYSVGVVVATLALFLVPLVFGAELQETLLRAMTFMIVASPCAVVLATMPPLLSAIANAGRHGVLVKSAVVLERLGATERVAFDKTGTLTEGSPRVVEVRPLGMSEKDVLRLAAGAEQASEHPLGWAIVAAADRVPRARDFRAEPGRGVHAVVDGRQVFVGRDDGEVVREVEADGRTAVLVRVDGEPAGVLGLADRVRPDARAAVTALIWASPVLLTGDNSRAAARVADEVGITDVRAGLLPQDKVAAVRELGERVLLVGDGVNDAPALAAADTGVAMGRAGSDLALETADAVVVRDELTAIPAVVALARRARRLVLANLAIAGVFIVGLVLWDLFGELPLPLGVAGHEGSTVLVALNGLRLLREKAWRG
- a CDS encoding PH domain-containing protein — protein: MTNSVVDLRPPANLVSRKAVLFWATRAAIGWVVVLAGEGVWLGLTGWSPLVVALVVTAVVAIAHLAVMPQWRFRVHRWETTPQVVYTQSGWINQERRIAPVSRIQTVDTERGPLERLFGLANLTVTTASARGPVQIHGLDIEVAQRLTQELATQTQATPGDAT
- a CDS encoding ArsR/SmtB family transcription factor, producing the protein MGHGVDSKDRRAASLDAQSAATVAATLQALATPSRLLMLSRLRQGPCAVGELAEAVGMEQSAVSHQLRLLRNLGLVTGQRTGRSIVYSLYDNHVAQLLDEAVYHIEHLRLGVPDSTTA
- a CDS encoding alpha/beta fold hydrolase, with the translated sequence MVDALAEPDGESFDVIVPSLPGFGFSSPLPRADLNYWKMADIFHELMTGVLGFGKYAVGGCDVGALIAGQLGHKHADSLYGIHIGSGQKLSMFNGERAWDVTGGQPIPPGLPADAHARVLELERRFAVHLTAHVLEPSTLSFGLTDSPAGMLAWILQRWLKWSSPETAYRKDDLLTHATIYWVTNTIGTSIRTYANNNRYPWTPSHDRQPVVEAPTGLTLVNHENPPGVSTPGERVRYFVASERGGWYNLVNVRAHERGGHSIPWEIPAEWVADLRLTFRLARES
- a CDS encoding pyridoxal-dependent decarboxylase, whose product is MTPEEFRRYGKQVVDWVAGYLSTIEDRPVRSPVAPGEVRDRLPAHPPERGEPVEDLLGDLDRVIMPGITHWQHPDFFAYFPANASGPAILGDLLSSGLGVQGMVWATSPACTELETVVVDWLAELLGLPAEFRTDGTGGGVIQDSASSAALVALLAALHRASGGKIRDHGVADTYRMYVSTETHSSLQRAGRIAGLGGGNVRAVPVDPVTFAMDVGELRRMIAGDVAAGAVPALVCATIGTTSTTAIDPVAEIGALCREAGVWLHVDAAYAGSAAVCPELRWINDGVAEYADSYATNPHKWLLTNFDCGVLWVRDRRPMIDALSILPEYLRNTATESGEVIDYRDWQVPLGRRFRALKLWSVIRWYGAEGLRAHIRTCVELAARFARLIDADDGFELHPGHPFGLVCFRPRWPSSVPDPNAETLAVMERLNASGELFLSHTKANGHVLLRLAVGSPATRAEHVEAAYRRIAAACQERR